The genome window GCCAAATATGACGAAAGCATAGTCCTGTGTCAGGTTAGATAGCTTAGAGTGATAAGAGCATGATTGGAAGACAGAAGTTTGCGTGTTCAAATCCTGTAGGATGCAATTAGTTTCTAAACCTACTTTAAAGCGCTGAAGAcacactttttccgacatactatactatgacttttctatcacattttttgacatgctatactatgacttttttcgacatgctatactatgacttttttcaacatactacactatgacaattttatcacttcattgatatactatactatgactattttatcactttttttcgacatgccattctgacttttcgacatgctatactatgaccattttatcacttttttgactatactatgacttttttcgacatactatgacttttttaaggatttttttccaacatactatattataacttttcatgatttcttccgacatactataacttttttttttaatcacttttttatcacggTGTCACTGCTTTGAGGGTAGCTCAGTATGGTATGGTCTTTGCTTAGGAACTGGATGATTTTTCATAacgctatattatgactttgtatcacttttcctgacaaactatactatgactttatttttacataatataccatgacttttttaagacatacaatactatgactattttgacattctatactatgacttttattaaattgttttacttattatactatgactctttatgacatactatactatgactttttatgacactatactatgattttttttatgacatactatactatgactttttatgacatactatactactatgactttttcataacaCTAtattatgacgtttttatcacttttttctacatactatactatgaatttttatcacttttttgacatactataatataaatatttttataacttttttttatactatattatgactttttcatccgtttttttcgacatgctatactataacttttttatgatttttttccaacatgctatattataacgttttataattttttccgacatactatactacgactttttttttatcacttttatatCATGGTGTCACTGCTTTGGGGGTAGCTCATTCAGTAGGGTCTTTGCTTAGGAACTGGATGGTAACCGTTTCAAGTCCCTGAAGGACAAAGTGCAAACTGTTGATTAGTAGCTGGAGACAAAtcaaaatcacttttttggacatattatgactttttttatcactttattcgacatactataccatgactttttatcattttttttaacatactattctatgactatttttgacatataagttttttcgaaatactatataatgactttttatgacgttattcaacatattatactatggcatttgtatcacttttcccaacaaactatactatgactttttatgacactatactatgactttttcatgacatactatactatgacattttatgacatatactacgactttttatgacatacaatactatgacttttttttacctttttgacatacaacactgactttttttataacatacaatactatgacacattttttgacatatgaCGTTTCATgacattctatgactttttatcacatatactgtgacttttttgacatgtaaaactgacttttttatgacatactatactatgactttttatgacatactatactactatgactttttcataacaCTATATTATGacgtttttacacttttttctacatactatactatgaatttttatcacttttttgacatactataatataactttttttataactttttttgatactatactatgactttttcagacgtttttttcaacatgctgtaatgactattttatcacttttttttcaatatcctatactacaacttttttatgattttcttccaacatactatattataactttttatgattttttccgacatactatactatgactttttttgtatcacttttttatcacggTGTCACTGCTTTGAgggtagctcagtcagtagggtcTTTGTTTAGGAATTGGATGGTAACCGTTTCAAGTCCCTGAAGGACAAAGTGCAAACTGTTGATTAGTACCTTGAGACAATtcaaaatcacttttttggacatactatgactttttttatcactttattcgacatactataccatgactttttatcacttttttttcgacatactatataatgactttttatgacattattcaacatactatactatggcatttgtatcacttttcccaacaaactatactatgacttttttatgacatacaatactatgactattttgacattcttactatgacttttaatgaaatTGTTTGacttattatactatgactttttatgacatactatgcaatgattttttatgacatacaatactatgactttttatgacactatactatgactttttcataacactacattatgacttttttatcacttttttcttcatactatactatgagtttttatcatttttttgacatacaataatattacttttttataactttttttgatactatactatgactttttatgacatactatactatgactttttcataacactagtcatagtatagtatgtgactttttatgacatactatactatgacattttatgacatattatactacgactttttatgacatacaatactatgactttttattacctttttgACATACAACACTGACCTTTTTTataacatacaatactatgacacattttttgacatatgaCGTTTCATGACATTCTGACTTTTTATCGCATATTATACTGTGCCTTTTTTGACatgtaaaactgacttttttatgacatactatactatgactttttatgacatacaatactatgacatactatactatgacttttatgacatataTTATGACGTTTCTGACAACCATACTATAGCTTTCACATTTTTTGAGATACTTcgactttttttacatactatactatgacttcttatcacatactatgctatgacttttatagGGAAAACTACACTTTCACTGTTTAGTTGTGCTGTCTTACAGTAAATGTATGGTCAATTGCTGATATAACTGGTAAGAACGTGAAGTGGCGATGAGTTCTTAAAATGTATGGAAAGGgtttaaatgtattacatttaagTTCAGGATTCCTGCACATAccctgtaaatatttttttgggtTTTGTACATTTGAAGACATTACTTCCTATGGGAAATTGTGGTGTTTTTGCCTATTTACTGACATTTCATAGACAAATGATTCATGGATTAATTggggaaaatacttttcaactaaattcaaaatataactgcTTACATGGTAAAAATTACATCCGAAACAAAAGTACAACTTTAATTTGTGAATCATTTTTATTaaccatcttaaaaaaaaaaaagtggtcatCCATGAGGTACATTTGTCAGTATCAGTGTGTAAAATGGTCAGTGATCATGTGGTGAgacagtaactgtaactaacctagttcaacattttgactTGGACCTggattcaaaaacaaaaactaataaAGCAGGGCTACAGTGTGTAGGCACTAAATGGTGAGTGGATTTGAGAAATCTAACTAAAGAATGTAACCATATTTTGCATTAATTGAATTACACACAAGCCTTTATCTCAGGGGTCCCTATGCCCATGTTGAGATCACTGATGGACTCATTTTGCAAATAACACATCATTACAGCAAAAATAACAGGGAAAACATTTACAAGATTGATTCACTTTTGTACATTTTCCtaatgacagaaaaaaataagattCAGTATTTTCATCAAAGCTTTTAAGTATTCCTGAATCGTCTgaaaaccaaaacacaaaatatcaaaacaaactTTGGTTCATGTGATTTGATAGCAGTGCAAACAGTTAAAAAGTCCACTTCTGTCCCAAGATTAGCTGAGCTTGTCTTTATCACAGCTTCTCAATGCAGATAGGCATTTACAAACTGATCAGGGTTCAGTGGTTGGAGCGTTACCAGGGCATGCAGGGATTCGGGCAGTCGCGGATATACGACTCCAGTTTTCCCTCAGACACTTGCATCAGTGTTGTGTATGTGGTCAACTGTGAAAAACAGCAGGGAAACATTATTTACACTGAACAAATCCAACTtgcttttaataaataaatacaaacggCTATTGAAGGCTCACCTTGTTTAGCACTGGTTTGGTGGAGAGGACATCATACATGGTCTTCAGTGAGACATTCTGAAAAAAGAGAACAGATCAAAGATGTCTTACCACTTTGATAAAAACAGGAATGTAACTTGTCAGACTTGTATTTCAGACCTAAAGATCAGAAGACTGGCATTACGGAGCTTTAACTACATCTGAAAACATACACATCCTCTAAATCAGAGACAGATATTAGTCCAGTTCTGTCCAGGAAGTAGACTGTCGTCAGCCAGCGGTGGAATGCAACTACGCACAATTTTTTAGGTActtctactttacttgagtatttccattttattctacttcatacttctactccacaacAGAGAATcacatattgtactttttactccactacatgtatCTGACAGATGTAGCTACCAGTTAGGTTTTACATATTcagattaatataaaatataactaATATTTAACAACAATCAACAACTAAATTATGATGGATTATTATAGTTTATGGTACCTGGCAGTGTGAAGTcattaaaattagctccacctttaccaaCTACAACATTAGTGATGAATAGATATCAATGGGTCAATAAATATAATccaaaaatataatatttattgtTCTGAAATGGGCCTTTCTGCACTATGggaacttttacttttggtatttAGAAGTATATTTTAATGcaaatgtacttttacttaattgtAAATTGTGAatgtaggacttttacttgtaacagagtatttatacaatgtggtattgctacttttacttaagtaaaagatctgaatacttattCCACATCGGTCTTAGTACATACCGCCTGTGTGGTCTGGTTCATGCACCTCATGGCAGGAGTTCTGCGATCATCCAGGAACAAAGGCTCCTTCCAGTGATCGTAGTTTGTCTCCAGGACATACCACCGTCCCAGCTTCAGGTCAATcctgaaataaaacaattaaataaaaaaactcaacaTGTGACATTAAGCACCTGATTTGTGAAATCTGCTGTTCAATCAGATGATCTGAAACTAAAGCTGTCATCAGTTCCTAGTTGAGCAAGTTATGTTTTATAAGGAAATACGAGAAAAGCTGTGTCATTGTGACACTAGCACAAAAAAActagacacacaaaaaaactgttCCACACAAAAAAGGTCAGTCAGGCACAACTCAACATACACAGTATCACTCCTACGTTTCATTGAGGTTTGCTCAGGACTGTCTGATATATCACCAATTTTTTATCCAAATATACGTGGTGATTAAGCATTCAAAAACTCCTCCAGGAAtgcaaaaacatactgtattgtTGACATTAAATGCTGAATAAGCTCTAGTACTTACTCCAAGAGATCGATGCTGAGCAGTCTGGACCGTGTGATGATGCAGCCCTGGCCTGTCTGGTTTCCTCCGAGGATGAAGTaagctggagccagcagctTGGTCTGAGCCAGGCGACTTTTGGCTTCCTCATAGCTGGTGAGAATGGGACAAGACTCATTGTTGGTACAGAGACATTGTCGCTGGACACGGAGAGGCAGCATTTAGTAATTATGCACCACAAATTTGGATCCAGAAAAATTGATCCAAAATTGATGCttcaactctcagttcttttaaatcaaagctGCAAAATTCTGTTTGCTACTGCCTTTTCTTATTAAACGTGGGACTGTGCATTCATATATTACTCCGCAATGTCTGTACACTGtagtctctctttttctctttcaaatcatattcatgtctttttatattgccttgtgtttctcaatGTTTTATGTCTCATGTAAACCATTTGAATTACCTTGTTGAActgtaatatacaaataaacgtgccttgaaattgaaaagcattttatttttcaggATGCTAAAACCCTGTGGAGCTTTCATTGtaataaactagggctgtcaaacgattcatttttttaatcacgattaatcactGATTTTCTATAGTTattcgcgattaatcacatattttatcacatgactaaaattctattattttgcatttcagaacagtttttaagtacatattaacaatggaaagcaattcttaccagtgtatcttgactgggaatcaaatgaatgcaaagaaagttactttatgaacttaattttaagatttgtatttgttattatttatttactgtaaacataagaaaaatgtgtgaatctgtcattattgcacaattcctccaagtacctaactaataaacaaaaaaatccctatccttaccagagtcaatatagtgtgcagtaacttcttaccggttaatgagacagcgtttgcagcaccttgcagcagttccagtctggctgctttctccgtggagtacaggctgtgtatgtgtgaaactactgtcccccttgaCGGcaataagacgggtcagaacatgctaaccgtagtctttaagacccgagtcttctacgatgctgacaggtctgcagttagttgccacccatttcgcaagagcgGTAGTAAttcttttggatttggttttATCAACAGGTCGGCGaatagcactctccaaaatagtgctttgcctgagtgggtagcatgctagtgggtagcatcaacctgagtcacgttaattagctcgtaggtgctagctcaagcttgacgtgcttcggtgatattttaattcggctttatacaatgtgcatatggctttcgacttgtctacaagccatccgggagttttggaaaataaaaagcgctaTTCAGAActatgttgctgctgtctttctccatcatgcctgcagcctgcagcaggaggaagtatcgcagcttgatgataagtaaaggtgcggcaaagggtcaaaatagtagcctgttaggcacgacgcaaagccgagtgaattgtaaaatacattaataaatggcggcatgcgattaatgcgattaaaaacaatttacgcgttatgctcggcccttaatcgcatcgcgattaatacgttaatgctgacagccctataataaacattactttttttcttcacatttgtTTGTCAGCCAATTGCATCGTCTGAGTCCTTAATACCTGACAAACATGTTCAATGCATTTTCTAACCaatgaaaacacatttgtaaagctttttttttttagtcttttGAAACCTGCATTCTGTACATTAGCTTATGGTCTTCTTCTCTCATACATCATTTTACAGCACATTACTGCCATCAGACAGATATACATGGCTGTCCTCAACAAAAATGTGCATCACATCATCaccgtgtttgtgttgtgtgcgtGTCCCTGTATGCATGCAGCTAGAACACAACATACAAACAATACAGGGACATGTTCACCAGTGGCAAACATCTCCACAATGTACCTTAAATATCGAAGAGGAATAAATACCTGGTTGCATTTTCTAGGACTGAGCGAGTGAGGAAGCTCATCCACATCCCATCTCTCTTCCCCAAGATCCACTCCAGGATTCCTGCATGTGAACAGAATTAGATGATGACAAGCAGTCACAAAACAGAGACCTCGACTCGAATGCCTGGAGAAATCGTGCTGAGCAAAACAGTTAATCTCTCACCAATGTATCCTCCATCAAGACTGAAGCGCTCATTCATAGTCAGAGTGAATATGTGCTACAtgtaagaaagaagaaaaatctTTAAATCTTTCTTACATCAAGAACTGTGCAAGAAGCATACACACCTCAACAGCCGTCATGGGTGTGAATGATAACTGAATTGAGTTATAATACGTAATGACTTACAGGCTTGATGCCAGTCAGCATGCCAACATATCCAGCAAAGTTTGTAGACTTGAAGACGGTCTGATTATTTCTCTTGAAGTCGAGGTTGACAACCAGAGGCTTCAGCTTCTCACTAATGATCCATGACTTGTTTTTCACATCCCAGCTGTGAAGAGGGACAAGTCTATCTCATGTTAGTTTATCGCATCGGAGTCAAGACTATCATGcttaaaaatgtgattttgagGTGATTTCTTACCCCATAAATAATCCAAAATCCAGATTTCTACCATGAATGAGGTTACCTGTAAGTGTGCAAAGCCCAAAGGCATTTCAGTACTGATATAGAATTATTTTTGAAGTTAATTAATCAATCAGATTCTGTTTGATGACCCACCCTTATTATCTTCTGCAACAACTGATGTGCACACAGTGAACACCTCATAGAAGATGTTGAACAAGACGACTTCACCTAGATTATAAAAgatgaagaaaataaacaaaacaaaaaggaccGGAGGTCAatgaaactgtttttttttttaaacagttacTATATAAGGAATTAGTGTTTTCTTACCAAGAGGAATCCCTGAAACAGCTGCAATTCCTTTGATTTCATCACCGAAAGGGTTTGGGAGAGTGTCCACCATCAAAGGCTGCAGACCATTATAAAAACACACTGCAGTCATAAAGCTTTCAATGACAATACAAAAGATATGGCAGTTATTTTATGGAACCCatatttcagagagagaaatgacACTCACCAGCGTAATGTCAACCAGCTCAATCAGCCTTCCACTGGGCACAAACGCATTAGCCAAGTCTCGGATGGCCTGGATCATGTTGACCAGCTTCAAATAAAGAGATCatagagtaaaaaaaacaaacgggTGACATTTCTGTGAGACTAATTTAAAGTACTTGACAGCGTTCTTACATCAGTTTTTTTGTCAGTGATTAGAGCTGTCCATCTCTTGCCGGGCGGTAGGTCGAGGTCCACTGTGTACCAACCGACAGCTCCTCTGAACCTGATTAGAAAGGGAAAGCTGTAAAACTGCTCAAGCATAACGATGCAAATGACAACATCCTATTCACAACATCACTGACTAGAAATTAGTTTTATTTATGCGTTTTGAATTAATTTGAAATGGAGTTAAAAATGCAGCAGCTGAGGCCATGCGGTCTATTTCAATCTCATGAGTAAAGCCTAGTAGGTAGATAATAAATGAATCACCAACAAGTTTGATCATTTTAACCGTTCATGAAGCAAAAATCCCCCAGATTGTCTGGCTCCAGCTTCTTAGATGTGAAAATGTCATGCTTTTCTCTATTTCATGTCAGAGAATATTTTATATCACTGTATTTTGGACTAATTGTCAAATAAAATAagcaatttttattttaacttgtGTTACATGTTACACTATTTATTGACAGTTTACAGACTGAACAATGAATTGATAAATCAAAAATAATTTAGAAGttaacccttatgttgtcctcgggtcaaatttgacccctttttcaaagtttttatatcagaaacatGGGTtgctttcaaccaaatttccccaaaaataacatgcaacactaaaataaaaattgatGATCACTACTTTTATAGTCTACCCGGGTCAAAATCAGTGACaatacataaacatatgttCCTTTGAGCTTAagtattagtcaaaataaaaaaaataaaaacatagacataatttcatgtaaatgaggTGCAGTGACCATAAATTCCAAAGAAGTGTAAAAcgagtggtaataagttggaatcaagttggctaagaagatgtaaGACAGACCTGGGGGAGACTTTACaggctactttatgctttaCAGGCAAACCAAACCAGATCAATTTCGGTCGATGGGAAGAAgggttaaaataaatgttgcaGCACTAGTTATTTCTTAAAAATAATTAGGGCATCAACAGAACAATGTGCTTAGAAACGtatgctgccttcaagtgctgtTGGAAATGTCCATATGTCCTTTATGCAACATCCCAGAGAATATTCATAAAATATGCCTCTAACACAGCACACTTCATCTGATGCCTCGCTTTCCTGTTTATTATTTCCTGTTGTTAACACAATTGcagattttaaaaaggaaaacaaaaaacacaatttattaTCATGGGAATTACACTTCCATAAATGTGGGGGATGTGCAAGAGACAGATTAATAATGAATGGTCAAAAATCAGTGCAGCAGAGCAGAGGCCGATATACTCTGTTTTTTAACCCAAAAATACTAGATCCTACAATTTCCCTATAATTCAATAGCGTATTCTTGTTACACCCACACCTTTTAAAATCAAAGCCCCCAGTTTGAAATATATTTCTGTTACAGATCTGTTCTCATGAAGCCCATTAGGGCTACATCTAACAACTTTTATCAGTTTCcattaatctgccaattataTTTTAGATTATTTGTTTAGTATAATAGAAATAGTGAAAATGCCTGGGAAATTCTCAGTGCCCAAGTTGAGAAGAGTTgcagaagacattatacaactgttGTCACAGAGATCCTTGTGATGTGTTAATGTGCTCGATTAATTGTTCAACATCAGTTAATGAATCATGCCTAAATGTCCATGTCTTTTCCAGCAGTGGCTTTGTGACATGTTTTTTGAGCCaacaaaaatattatatatatatatatatatatatatatatatatatatatatatatatatatatatatatatatatatagatagatatagagagagagagagagagagagagagagagagagagagagagaaaagacatgGACATTTAGGCATGATTCATTatgattcatatatatatatatatatatatatagaccaaACACAGCTGCGCAGCATCTACTAACGGCAACTTGTGAATTTTAAGGTTAAAATTTACGAGAAACAAGTGAAGGTTGCAGAGATCAGTTACAAAACACATCATCAAACACAACTAACTCGTTAAACAGGGACTTTTACAGACTAATGTTACTTACGTGGGACCCTTTGGTGGATACATTTCTGCCCGACATTCTTCTGTGTACTGTAAATGAATTAATTTAAAAGGTGTGTAACTTCAGAGTAAAAACATCAATACACCTCATTCCAGTTCGATAACACACTCAGGCACAGCTAAATGATTGGCAGGAATGTCGCTTACCGGTGGGATAAACTGTGTCGATGATACGGAAAACAAAGCCGCTAAAATGAGTAAAACACAGTGACCCATTTTTGAAGGATTTCACCCAGACTGTTGCTGTACTGTGGCTGTTAATACACGAAGTTCACTGCGGAAGCTGCTACTGTTTACCGTGTTTACCTCGTGACAGTGACATGACTTTTATGCAAGAGAGGGGAAACCGGAAGCTCTTTAAGGGACATAAAACACCTTGTGTACAAATAACACCAGCGATTATTCACATACGTTTTCGACTACATTGAAAACTTAACAATTTCGTTGATTTTGTTTGCCATAAAAGCGAGAGCCTCcgacaaaaacagtaataaatTGATACAAAACACCCCTCTAAACTGATCGCCAGTGGTTGTTTCCATGCGGAAGTGAAAATGAATAACATGACCACCCATTTGGTTGATTGCCATCAAAGAGGTTATAATTAATAACATCTTTGTTATAATTAATAACCTCTTTGTTGCAGTtgttttcctactgtgacacaTCTATTAAAATACTGTCTAAATGCATTTGTTTCCCGTCGTTTTGCTTCACagagtaactttacatttggttaAATAACAAATCATACACTATGTGATCAAAAGATTTTACACAACAAATTGTTTACGCAAGggaaaaacaattaaataatcTATAATTAAagaa of Sander lucioperca isolate FBNREF2018 chromosome 5, SLUC_FBN_1.2, whole genome shotgun sequence contains these proteins:
- the asah1b gene encoding N-acylsphingosine amidohydrolase (acid ceramidase) 1b, which gives rise to MGHCVLLILAALFSVSSTQFIPPYTEECRAEMYPPKGPTFRGAVGWYTVDLDLPPGKRWTALITDKKTDLVNMIQAIRDLANAFVPSGRLIELVDITLPLMVDTLPNPFGDEIKGIAAVSGIPLGEVVLFNIFYEVFTVCTSVVAEDNKGNLIHGRNLDFGLFMGWDVKNKSWIISEKLKPLVVNLDFKRNNQTVFKSTNFAGYVGMLTGIKPHIFTLTMNERFSLDGGYIGILEWILGKRDGMWMSFLTRSVLENATSYEEAKSRLAQTKLLAPAYFILGGNQTGQGCIITRSRLLSIDLLEIDLKLGRWYVLETNYDHWKEPLFLDDRRTPAMRCMNQTTQANVSLKTMYDVLSTKPVLNKLTTYTTLMQVSEGKLESYIRDCPNPCMPW